In Pseudodesulfovibrio sp. JC047, a genomic segment contains:
- a CDS encoding putative sulfate exporter family transporter — MNTSSAILKNELNGKSWFSALYSLKEVLPGLVAMFCIAIFSNRLVGVPNPFTLHTLFAWLDGVIGPINHQPFFQILNSNFVWNPLLLGLIIGNVFGVPDSWKRGLSYIHLLMPLGIIMLAPHFMVGHAFKIGVLPILICTGSLFLTATVTLWVSRLLKLDDRHGAVIAGGLSTGDPHVCAILMPLVKAKGGQVVNAFVGIIVFGLIAMQILPIVGDLVGIPAKYFGLASVVGVGNGAQAVSTAFGQSYEAGRWAGWFDIGRHVFMPAGFLYVFIVMFIRKLRDRHNENIHATRGIKTFPIWLGVFVFLWILTCLHVFKEPAHHAIFEMVRWDFSLAAAALGLSLSFRDIGKEGVKGFFVTCIAGIVRIVVLLAVILLCVKTGLLPA, encoded by the coding sequence ATGAATACTTCGAGTGCAATATTGAAGAACGAGCTGAACGGGAAGTCCTGGTTCAGTGCGCTGTACAGCCTCAAGGAAGTGCTGCCCGGCCTGGTGGCGATGTTCTGTATCGCCATCTTCAGCAACAGGTTGGTCGGGGTGCCGAATCCGTTCACGCTGCACACTCTGTTCGCGTGGCTGGACGGCGTGATCGGTCCGATCAACCATCAGCCCTTTTTCCAGATCCTGAATTCGAATTTTGTCTGGAATCCGCTGTTGCTCGGGCTGATCATTGGCAATGTCTTTGGGGTGCCGGACAGTTGGAAGCGCGGTCTGTCATATATCCACCTGCTCATGCCATTGGGAATCATCATGCTGGCTCCGCACTTCATGGTCGGACACGCCTTCAAGATCGGTGTGCTCCCCATCCTGATCTGTACCGGTTCCCTGTTCCTGACCGCTACGGTCACCCTGTGGGTGTCCCGATTGCTGAAGCTGGACGATCGGCATGGGGCGGTCATTGCAGGTGGCCTGTCCACGGGTGACCCGCATGTCTGCGCCATCCTCATGCCCCTTGTCAAAGCCAAGGGCGGACAGGTCGTCAATGCTTTTGTCGGAATCATCGTCTTTGGTCTGATCGCCATGCAGATTCTACCCATTGTGGGTGATCTGGTGGGGATCCCGGCCAAGTATTTCGGACTGGCTTCGGTGGTTGGTGTTGGAAATGGTGCGCAGGCAGTCTCCACCGCATTTGGCCAGAGCTATGAAGCTGGCCGGTGGGCCGGTTGGTTCGATATCGGCCGCCATGTCTTCATGCCCGCCGGGTTCCTGTATGTCTTCATTGTCATGTTCATCCGCAAATTGCGGGATCGGCACAATGAAAATATCCATGCCACCAGAGGTATCAAGACATTTCCGATCTGGCTCGGCGTGTTTGTTTTTCTGTGGATTTTGACGTGTCTGCATGTGTTCAAGGAACCCGCGCACCACGCCATTTTTGAAATGGTTCGTTGGGATTTCTCGTTGGCTGCCGCCGCACTCGGACTGTCCCTGTCCTTCAGGGATATCGGCAAGGAAGGGGTCAAGGGATTCTTCGTGACCTGCATTGCAGGGATTGTCCGAATCGTGGTGCTGCTCGCAGTGATCCTGCTGTGTGTCAAAACTGGCCTACTGCCGGCCTAA
- a CDS encoding helix-hairpin-helix domain-containing protein — MKNMIIALALFLTVAVASVPAFAGDNDGKLNLNTATVEELVAVEGIDQPMAEGIIELRNENEEFVDMDELLDVDGMTPALLRKLSKFLYLEAASSCNC, encoded by the coding sequence ATGAAAAACATGATTATCGCTTTGGCCCTTTTCTTGACTGTTGCTGTGGCTTCCGTTCCCGCTTTTGCCGGAGACAACGATGGTAAACTCAATTTGAATACCGCGACTGTTGAAGAATTGGTGGCCGTGGAGGGGATCGATCAGCCCATGGCTGAGGGCATTATCGAATTGCGCAATGAAAACGAGGAATTCGTGGACATGGATGAGCTGTTGGATGTGGACGGCATGACGCCAGCTTTGCTGCGTAAGTTGTCGAAATTCCTGTATCTCGAAGCGGCATCGTCCTGTAACTGTTAG
- a CDS encoding cytochrome c family protein, protein MNRSVVCLIVAGLFLAAGSMAHAELFGDYVGYTACAECHADIVEGWKTTPHAHAFETLKEQGEEKQQVQGCVQCHVVAMDADGGFMDMELTPELTDVQCESCHGPGLAHVESQDPVDIISVPDEASCRTCHTEGQDRNFDYRVKSQFVHGKK, encoded by the coding sequence ATGAACCGTTCTGTCGTTTGCTTGATTGTTGCCGGCCTTTTTCTGGCAGCGGGATCAATGGCTCATGCCGAGCTGTTTGGCGACTATGTGGGCTATACCGCGTGCGCTGAATGTCATGCCGACATCGTGGAAGGATGGAAAACCACACCCCACGCCCACGCCTTTGAGACGCTCAAGGAACAGGGGGAGGAAAAGCAGCAGGTTCAGGGCTGTGTTCAGTGTCATGTGGTGGCAATGGATGCGGATGGCGGTTTCATGGATATGGAACTGACTCCCGAACTCACGGACGTTCAATGTGAATCCTGCCACGGCCCGGGGTTGGCGCATGTCGAGTCCCAGGACCCCGTGGACATCATCAGTGTCCCCGACGAAGCGTCTTGCCGGACCTGCCACACTGAGGGGCAGGACAGGAATTTTGATTATCGAGTGAAATCCCAGTTTGTTCATGGGAAAAAATAA
- a CDS encoding DUF1573 domain-containing protein — MLRKMQWMVLALGMLCASSAMAAQPVSISDMKVDFGTMTEGPVASKTVTLTNISKEVVTIKNVSTS; from the coding sequence ATGCTCAGAAAAATGCAATGGATGGTGTTGGCCCTTGGGATGTTGTGTGCATCTTCGGCCATGGCCGCGCAACCTGTGTCCATTAGTGACATGAAAGTCGATTTCGGCACCATGACCGAAGGTCCGGTTGCCAGCAAGACCGTGACGCTCACCAATATCAGTAAGGAGGTTGTCACGATCAAGAACGTGTCAACGTCTTGA
- a CDS encoding ATP-binding protein produces MKGTCLASCDVSKVSPGDISPGEICALSDVLKNGLADLSPFRYCKPMRFFLYILTCFSFLFFFSCTDALSRPTYKVGIRAISPPFSFLAMQEGVQGVRGCSIDEWVLLGELLDADIEFVLVDSLAEYPRMYAEGRLDLMAHGAPPSSRSSFVFIPLGYSLRNHLFVNSMASVGDDLTELAGKRVVAITGAPYSPQVELGGDVIRVTSPLEALSMLDRGVVEVFVAPSERVADYLIHQNKFSHIEKKGKVLGEIPLGLSVSKYDRQFLADLTAAVRHLRETGSLAQLRDKWFDSASHRDSLAHYAKHIGLAFAVIGLIFVGFVLWNVSLKRRVEKASSDLQRTEQRYRDLIESSPDMIFLVNEAGEILHANERAHSFLFFPRQSAVVNIGQIMVPEDVEEISAFLKKVFNDGCDKLEVGMVSEAGNVMEVEIAGRVIQGPIQTELLACLFARNVTERNRMEEELIQSERLGIIGKMAASVAHEVNNPLGIIQANAEDLLFEPDVSDGVKEGLSAIQRNAIRAGEITKGLLEAASPKPISLEKVNVGDMIDESLSLLGPKVKKSRIRITVQDGPLFIRGDNRVLQQVVVNLVFNSLASMNEHGVIEIMAWRQDLGGLQTVRLEVKDEGRGIPRENLPRIFEPFFTSRKGGFGLGLFITRRMVERHSGLIFAESAVGEGTRMVMEFPAYQEKDMKNA; encoded by the coding sequence ATGAAAGGAACATGCCTCGCATCGTGCGATGTTTCGAAGGTTTCCCCTGGCGATATTTCGCCAGGGGAAATTTGTGCGTTGTCTGATGTGCTGAAAAACGGACTGGCGGACCTCAGTCCTTTCAGGTACTGCAAGCCCATGCGTTTTTTCTTGTACATCCTCACATGTTTTTCTTTTCTTTTCTTTTTTTCATGTACAGATGCATTGAGTCGTCCCACCTACAAGGTGGGTATTCGTGCTATTTCACCACCATTTTCTTTTCTTGCCATGCAGGAAGGGGTTCAAGGAGTACGCGGTTGCTCCATCGACGAATGGGTTTTGCTCGGCGAATTGCTTGACGCAGATATTGAATTCGTTCTGGTGGACAGTCTGGCTGAGTATCCTCGGATGTATGCCGAGGGACGGCTCGACCTGATGGCACACGGTGCGCCGCCTTCATCTCGATCCTCTTTTGTCTTTATCCCTCTTGGATATAGTCTTCGGAATCATTTATTTGTCAATTCAATGGCTTCAGTGGGTGATGATTTAACCGAATTGGCCGGGAAGCGCGTGGTGGCTATCACTGGTGCCCCATACAGTCCTCAAGTGGAATTGGGTGGTGATGTGATTCGGGTGACGTCTCCGTTAGAAGCCTTGAGTATGCTGGATCGAGGGGTGGTGGAGGTCTTTGTGGCTCCATCTGAACGGGTGGCGGATTATTTAATTCATCAGAACAAGTTTTCCCACATCGAGAAAAAAGGAAAGGTGTTGGGAGAAATTCCGCTCGGTTTGTCCGTGTCCAAATATGACAGACAATTTTTGGCGGACCTGACGGCAGCGGTTCGGCATCTGCGGGAAACCGGTAGCCTGGCCCAGCTTCGTGATAAGTGGTTCGATTCGGCGTCTCACAGAGACAGTCTTGCCCATTACGCAAAACATATCGGTCTTGCGTTTGCGGTCATTGGTTTGATTTTTGTCGGATTCGTGCTGTGGAATGTCTCGCTCAAACGGCGAGTGGAAAAGGCCTCCAGTGATCTGCAACGCACGGAACAGCGGTATCGCGATTTGATCGAGTCATCGCCTGACATGATTTTTTTGGTCAATGAAGCCGGTGAGATCCTTCATGCCAATGAACGGGCGCATTCCTTTCTCTTTTTTCCCCGGCAAAGTGCTGTCGTGAATATCGGTCAGATCATGGTGCCTGAGGATGTTGAGGAAATCAGTGCCTTTTTGAAAAAAGTTTTCAACGACGGGTGTGACAAACTCGAAGTCGGCATGGTGAGTGAGGCTGGCAACGTCATGGAAGTGGAGATTGCCGGACGAGTCATTCAAGGCCCGATTCAAACAGAGCTACTGGCCTGCTTGTTTGCGCGCAACGTCACGGAACGCAATCGTATGGAAGAAGAGCTTATACAGTCTGAACGCCTCGGTATCATTGGAAAGATGGCGGCAAGTGTGGCCCATGAAGTGAATAATCCCCTCGGCATCATTCAAGCCAATGCCGAGGACCTGCTCTTTGAGCCAGATGTCTCGGATGGTGTGAAAGAAGGGTTGTCCGCCATTCAGCGCAATGCCATTCGGGCCGGTGAGATTACCAAGGGACTCCTCGAAGCCGCGTCTCCAAAACCAATTTCTCTGGAAAAAGTCAATGTCGGTGACATGATCGATGAATCATTGTCCCTGCTTGGTCCCAAGGTCAAAAAAAGCAGAATTCGCATCACGGTGCAGGATGGGCCATTGTTCATCCGAGGAGACAACCGGGTGTTGCAGCAGGTGGTGGTGAATCTGGTGTTCAATTCTTTGGCGAGCATGAATGAGCACGGGGTGATCGAGATCATGGCCTGGCGGCAGGATCTGGGCGGTTTGCAGACCGTGCGGCTTGAGGTCAAGGATGAAGGTCGGGGCATTCCACGGGAGAATCTGCCACGTATTTTCGAACCGTTTTTCACCTCTCGAAAGGGTGGTTTCGGTCTTGGCCTCTTCATTACCCGGCGGATGGTTGAACGGCACAGCGGTTTGATTTTCGCGGAATCCGCTGTGGGGGAAGGAACGCGTATGGTGATGGAATTCCCTGCATATCAAGAAAAGGACATGAAGAATGCCTGA
- a CDS encoding sigma-54 dependent transcriptional regulator, giving the protein MPEKILLVDDEQELLSVLKRSLSRQGFVVHTASSGEEAWHALSEIMYDLVISDLAMEPMGGLDLLKQVRTIDTLLPFIMMTGAGSIETAVEAIKLGAYHYITKPFKTQELALLARRAIEHGQLHRKLESFNAQEEESKEAMVVGHNAVVQQMMHTVEKVSGSDAPILIQGETGTGKSMFAKRIHRSSSRADKPFFTIDCGSLTENLLESELFGHVKGAFTGATRAKRGLLEEAQGGTIFLDEIGELSPSTQVKLLRAIQELEIKPVGGNTSLHIDVRFLSATSRDLEEGVETGDFRKDLYYRLAVIPLRLPPLRERQDDLMLFVDYFVRKFNSRYNKDVTELSPSAMQMLLDSPWKGNIRELENVIERAVLLADGKSITLESLCANISPCSHVAAEKIGQVVELKSAVEKAEIAAIRQALTVAEGNRSKAAKILGIGRRTLYDKIDAYNLS; this is encoded by the coding sequence ATGCCTGAAAAGATACTTCTGGTAGATGACGAACAGGAATTGCTGTCGGTTTTGAAACGGTCGTTGAGCCGTCAGGGATTCGTGGTGCATACGGCCTCGTCCGGCGAAGAGGCGTGGCATGCCCTGTCGGAAATCATGTACGATCTGGTCATCAGCGATCTGGCCATGGAACCAATGGGTGGTCTGGATTTGCTCAAACAGGTTCGGACCATTGACACTCTTTTGCCCTTCATCATGATGACCGGGGCCGGGTCGATCGAGACTGCGGTGGAAGCCATCAAGCTCGGGGCTTACCACTACATCACCAAGCCGTTTAAGACTCAGGAATTGGCCTTGCTTGCCCGTCGAGCCATCGAACACGGTCAGTTGCACCGGAAACTCGAATCTTTCAACGCTCAAGAAGAGGAGAGCAAGGAGGCCATGGTTGTCGGGCATAACGCGGTTGTTCAGCAGATGATGCACACCGTTGAAAAAGTGTCTGGTTCTGATGCCCCGATTCTGATTCAGGGAGAAACGGGAACCGGAAAATCCATGTTTGCAAAGCGGATTCATCGGTCCAGTTCCCGGGCCGACAAACCGTTTTTTACCATTGATTGTGGCTCGCTTACGGAAAATCTGTTGGAAAGTGAGCTGTTCGGCCATGTCAAAGGAGCCTTTACCGGTGCGACTCGAGCCAAGCGGGGGTTGCTGGAAGAGGCGCAGGGCGGCACGATTTTTCTTGATGAGATTGGCGAATTGTCCCCTTCCACACAGGTCAAGTTGTTGCGGGCCATTCAGGAATTGGAGATCAAGCCAGTGGGCGGGAATACCTCGCTGCACATTGATGTCCGCTTTTTATCCGCAACCAGTCGAGACCTCGAAGAAGGGGTGGAAACAGGCGATTTTCGTAAGGATTTGTACTATCGTCTGGCCGTGATTCCATTGCGCTTGCCTCCATTGCGGGAGCGGCAGGACGACCTCATGCTGTTCGTGGACTATTTCGTGCGGAAATTCAACAGTCGCTACAACAAGGATGTCACGGAGTTGTCGCCGAGTGCCATGCAGATGCTTCTTGATTCCCCATGGAAAGGGAATATTCGCGAGCTGGAAAATGTCATTGAACGGGCCGTGTTGTTGGCCGACGGAAAGAGCATCACCCTGGAATCCCTGTGTGCCAATATCAGCCCGTGTTCCCATGTGGCGGCAGAAAAGATCGGACAGGTCGTGGAATTGAAAAGCGCGGTGGAAAAGGCGGAAATCGCCGCCATTCGCCAGGCTTTGACCGTTGCAGAAGGGAATCGGTCCAAGGCCGCAAAGATTCTCGGCATTGGCCGTCGCACCCTGTACGACAAGATCGACGCCTACAATCTGTCGTGA
- a CDS encoding aryl-sulfate sulfotransferase, whose amino-acid sequence MRKRLNMYTLALAAFLAVVLTVPAQAYESATGPTGVLKYTKGKAFEGYTLFSPMVGCKTTYLIDMEGNIVHTWDCDYRPGLYAELLPNGNLLRGGRVDQQKQLEAKLGKKLGKDDPKKYVSVGGASGLVQEIDWDGNVVWEYKLAEPNKEIQHHTFHRMPNGNTLILAWEYMTREEAIKKGRDPKTIPTQPVECDGAEHDGFWNDFVREVDPAGKTVWEWHVADHMGKGPKKLDFNFTLPQPVGGLYPNYDWSHFNTVDYIPETDTIVLNSRNLSEFYFVNHKTGELEYRWGNPSAYDVKAKKPNWYDNGDQQVFGQHCATPLDNGNILLFDNGSEAPEVRHSRAVEVNPKTNKVVWEFATNHSSSFNSHRQGGVQRLPNGNTLICSTHGGHVMEVTKDKKIVWEFVNPIVFGKAKCVLTNKDAIPNSTEDAMFNMIHRAFRYGPDYAGLQGRDLTPQGYICGDDCPRFFRDFKRGAALGDDDGFVDDEEDTEEEDGPCMHAY is encoded by the coding sequence ATGCGTAAACGATTGAATATGTACACATTGGCATTGGCCGCATTTTTGGCCGTGGTGTTGACCGTCCCGGCGCAGGCCTACGAGTCTGCGACAGGACCGACCGGCGTCTTGAAATATACCAAGGGAAAAGCGTTTGAAGGGTACACCCTGTTTTCTCCGATGGTCGGCTGCAAAACAACATATCTCATCGATATGGAAGGGAATATTGTTCATACATGGGACTGTGATTATCGTCCAGGTCTGTATGCAGAGTTGCTGCCTAATGGCAATCTGCTCCGTGGTGGCCGTGTCGATCAGCAGAAACAGTTGGAAGCCAAGCTCGGCAAGAAATTGGGCAAGGACGATCCCAAGAAATATGTGTCGGTTGGCGGAGCCAGTGGGTTGGTTCAGGAGATCGACTGGGACGGCAATGTCGTGTGGGAATACAAACTGGCTGAGCCGAACAAGGAAATACAGCACCACACCTTCCACCGTATGCCTAATGGAAATACCCTGATTCTGGCATGGGAGTACATGACCAGAGAAGAGGCCATCAAAAAGGGCCGTGATCCCAAAACTATTCCGACTCAACCCGTTGAATGCGACGGGGCTGAGCATGATGGGTTCTGGAATGATTTTGTTCGTGAGGTCGACCCCGCCGGAAAGACCGTCTGGGAGTGGCATGTTGCCGATCATATGGGCAAGGGTCCCAAGAAATTGGATTTCAATTTCACATTGCCGCAACCTGTTGGCGGTTTGTATCCCAATTATGACTGGTCGCATTTCAATACCGTTGATTACATTCCCGAAACCGACACGATCGTGTTGAACTCGCGGAATCTGTCTGAATTTTATTTCGTGAATCACAAGACAGGTGAACTCGAATATCGGTGGGGCAACCCGTCGGCTTACGATGTCAAGGCCAAGAAGCCGAACTGGTACGATAATGGCGATCAGCAAGTGTTTGGACAGCATTGCGCCACTCCGTTGGACAATGGCAATATCCTCTTGTTCGACAATGGATCAGAGGCCCCGGAAGTCCGTCATTCCCGCGCAGTCGAGGTGAATCCGAAGACCAACAAGGTTGTGTGGGAATTCGCCACCAACCATAGCAGCAGCTTCAACTCTCACCGTCAGGGCGGTGTGCAACGCCTTCCCAATGGCAACACCTTGATTTGTTCCACCCATGGTGGGCATGTCATGGAAGTGACCAAAGACAAGAAGATCGTCTGGGAATTTGTCAATCCGATTGTTTTCGGCAAGGCCAAGTGCGTGCTGACCAACAAGGATGCTATCCCCAACAGCACTGAGGACGCCATGTTCAACATGATTCACCGTGCTTTCCGGTATGGTCCGGACTATGCTGGCCTGCAAGGCAGGGATTTGACTCCACAAGGCTATATCTGCGGCGATGACTGCCCCCGTTTCTTTCGAGATTTCAAACGCGGTGCAGCCCTTGGCGACGACGATGGGTTTGTCGATGACGAAGAGGATACCGAGGAAGAGGATGGTCCGTGCATGCATGCCTACTAA
- a CDS encoding aryl-sulfate sulfotransferase, translating to MKRRQFLTGCAALAATTLVNPMEAMSFPTVFPHGTTIYKPGKCWNGYTVFGTEVESEGTVLIDMNGTVVKQWKDICQAEHPPKLLKGGYLAGAKRPSPEKKGRAWGDESSTDLVVVDWNEKVVRKIPHAGMHHDYQFEGNSVGYHTPGRPVANYKGKMLILSHKFTHNSKITKKQLYDDYIVEVDKNGKIIWEWLASDHFDEMNFPPEFKKTLRKYPTYSMTRTPGQKGGDWIHVNAASYLGPNKWYDEDPKTYAMFNPENILISNRQTNTSCIIDKKTGKIVWQIGPYYYKDSVWEFNGKRYKKAYKKLGQIIGQHHTHMIPQGLPGEGNIMVYDNGGYAGYGPRNPGAPYGWSNARRDYSRVIEFDPRTLKIVWEHSAKQMGMRNKYQFYSDYVSSAQRLPNGNTLITNGAVGQFQEVTPDHEIVWEYISPYYTKKGNYNLVYRAMRVPYDYVPQLKHPTEKAVTPPENTTFRIKADS from the coding sequence ATGAAAAGACGTCAGTTTTTAACCGGTTGCGCAGCGTTGGCCGCAACTACTCTGGTCAATCCTATGGAGGCCATGAGTTTTCCGACTGTTTTTCCGCACGGCACGACCATTTACAAACCGGGTAAGTGTTGGAACGGGTATACTGTTTTCGGCACCGAGGTCGAGTCTGAAGGAACCGTGCTTATTGATATGAATGGCACAGTCGTCAAACAATGGAAGGACATTTGCCAGGCCGAACATCCGCCCAAATTGTTGAAGGGTGGGTATCTGGCTGGAGCCAAGCGGCCTTCTCCTGAGAAGAAGGGCCGTGCGTGGGGCGATGAATCCTCCACAGATCTCGTTGTTGTTGACTGGAATGAGAAGGTTGTCCGTAAGATTCCTCATGCCGGAATGCATCATGATTACCAGTTCGAGGGGAATTCCGTTGGGTATCATACCCCGGGAAGGCCTGTGGCCAACTACAAGGGCAAGATGCTGATCCTGTCCCACAAGTTTACCCACAATTCCAAGATTACCAAAAAGCAATTGTATGACGATTATATCGTTGAGGTAGATAAGAACGGCAAAATCATTTGGGAATGGCTGGCTTCAGACCATTTTGACGAAATGAATTTCCCGCCGGAATTCAAAAAGACCCTGCGTAAATATCCCACGTATTCCATGACCCGGACACCGGGCCAGAAAGGTGGAGACTGGATTCACGTCAATGCGGCATCCTACCTCGGTCCGAACAAATGGTATGACGAAGATCCCAAGACTTATGCCATGTTCAATCCCGAGAACATCCTGATCTCCAACCGTCAGACCAATACATCCTGCATCATCGACAAGAAGACGGGCAAGATCGTGTGGCAGATCGGACCGTATTACTACAAGGATTCCGTCTGGGAATTCAATGGCAAACGGTACAAGAAGGCATACAAGAAGCTTGGCCAGATCATTGGTCAGCATCACACGCATATGATTCCCCAGGGACTGCCCGGCGAAGGGAATATCATGGTCTACGACAACGGTGGATATGCCGGATATGGTCCGCGCAACCCCGGTGCACCGTATGGCTGGTCCAATGCCCGTCGTGACTATTCCCGTGTCATCGAGTTTGATCCCCGCACCCTGAAAATTGTTTGGGAACATTCTGCCAAGCAGATGGGAATGCGAAATAAATATCAATTCTATTCGGATTATGTATCGTCCGCACAGCGGTTGCCCAATGGCAATACCCTCATCACCAATGGTGCTGTGGGGCAGTTCCAGGAAGTCACCCCGGATCATGAAATTGTGTGGGAATATATCAGTCCCTATTACACCAAAAAGGGGAATTACAATCTGGTTTATCGGGCCATGCGCGTACCGTATGACTACGTTCCCCAGTTGAAACATCCCACGGAAAAAGCGGTTACACCGCCTGAGAATACGACATTCCGTATCAAGGCTGATTCATAA
- a CDS encoding helix-hairpin-helix domain-containing protein, whose product MKKHIISLCLAALCVFCVSTAFAQDDIVSFNTASVEAIMAIEDVDIPEDLAKAIVDYRTTNGLFKKADDMVKVPGMTQDFLEELNPQVTEDGDVVFDPDAEPALAPSKC is encoded by the coding sequence ATGAAAAAACATATCATTTCCCTGTGTCTGGCCGCGTTGTGCGTCTTTTGTGTGTCCACTGCCTTTGCGCAGGACGATATCGTCAGTTTCAACACCGCCAGCGTGGAAGCGATCATGGCTATTGAAGACGTGGATATCCCCGAAGATCTGGCCAAGGCCATTGTGGACTATCGCACGACCAACGGGCTGTTCAAAAAGGCCGATGACATGGTCAAGGTCCCGGGCATGACCCAGGATTTTCTGGAAGAATTGAATCCGCAAGTCACTGAAGACGGCGATGTGGTCTTTGATCCTGATGCCGAACCCGCTTTGGCTCCATCCAAGTGCTAG